The following are from one region of the Eubacterium sp. MSJ-33 genome:
- the rpoB gene encoding DNA-directed RNA polymerase subunit beta — MKKYRMRPVKSGRGMRMSFSTEKRVLDMPNLIEVQKNSYQWFLDEGLREVFKDISPIVDYTGNLSLELVDYQLCKEDIKYSIEECKERDATYAAPIKVNVHLRNEETGEIAQHDIFMGDLPLMTETGTFVINGAERVIVSQLVRSPGIYYAIDHDKFGKTLYSSTVIPNRGAWLEYETDSNDVFYVHVDRNRKVPITVLIRALGFGTNQEIIDLFGEEPKIMASLEKDVSNSFETGVIELYKRLRPGEPEEVENATNLFMGMFFDARRYDLAKVGRYKYNKKLALKNRIAGHVLAEDVIDPSTGEVLFAAGTTLTREDATAIQNAAVPFVYIQTEEKNVKVLSNLMVDLSEYVGFDPKEVGIHEAVYYPVLEKLLQEYDDEDELKAAIEANVSELVPKHITKEDIIASINYNIHLEYGIGNDDDIDHLGNRRIRAVGELLQNQYRIGLSRMERVVRERMTTQDKDTVTPQSLINIKPVTAAVKEFFGSSQLSQFMDQNNPLSELTHKRRLSALGPGGLSRDRAGFEVRDVHYTHYGRMCPIETPEGPNIGLINSLATYARINEYGFVEAPYRKLDKSDPANPVVTDEVVYLTADEEDNYIVAQANEPLDEDGHFKKNNVSGRFREETSEFPKANVDLMDVSPKMVFSVATSMIPFLENDDANRALMGSNMQRQAVPLLRTEAPVVGTGMEGKAAVDSGVCIVAKHDGVVEMSSSEKIIVKCDDGTLDEYHVIKFARSNQGNCMNQRPIVKKGDRVTKGMVIADGASTSNGEIALGKNPLIGFMTWEGYNYEDAVLLSERLVKEDVYTSVHIEEYETEARDTKLGPEEITKEVSGNGDNALKDLDENGVIRIGAEVRAGDILVGKVTPKGETEATAEERLLRAIFGEKAKETRDTSLKVPHGAYGVVMDTKIFTRENGDELPPGVNKSVRVYIAQKRKISVGDKMAGRHGNKGVISRILPVEDMPFLPNGRPLDIVLNPLGVPSRMNIGQVLEIHLSLAAKVLGFNVSTPVFDGANEHDIMDALEMANDYANSDWETFYEKYKDDTEKEVMDYLYEHRDHREEWKGVPINRTGKVKVRDGRTGEEFDSPVTIGFMHYLKLHHLVDDKIHARSTGPYGMVTQQPLGGKAQFGGQRFGEMEVWALEAYGASHTLQEILTVKSDDVTGRLKTYEAIIKGDNIPAPGIPESFKVLLKEFQSLGLDVGVLDENGEEVELGESMDTGNENVKKFMGENPDDFNEDLGENGYSGINEDNELESLNDDYLDDDAFDDNFDDEF, encoded by the coding sequence ATGAAAAAGTACAGAATGCGTCCTGTGAAATCGGGAAGAGGTATGCGAATGAGTTTTTCAACTGAGAAGAGAGTTTTGGACATGCCAAATCTCATCGAAGTGCAGAAAAATTCATATCAGTGGTTCCTTGACGAAGGTTTGAGAGAAGTGTTTAAAGACATCTCTCCAATCGTTGATTACACAGGCAATTTGAGTTTGGAACTGGTTGATTATCAGTTGTGTAAGGAAGACATCAAGTATTCTATCGAGGAATGCAAGGAACGTGATGCAACTTATGCAGCTCCAATCAAGGTCAATGTGCATCTTCGTAATGAAGAGACAGGTGAAATTGCACAGCATGATATCTTCATGGGTGATCTTCCACTTATGACAGAGACGGGTACATTTGTAATCAATGGTGCAGAGCGAGTAATCGTCAGCCAGTTGGTTCGTTCTCCGGGTATCTACTATGCAATCGATCATGATAAGTTTGGCAAGACCTTGTACTCATCTACAGTTATTCCAAACCGTGGTGCATGGCTGGAGTATGAGACGGATTCCAATGATGTATTTTACGTACATGTAGATAGAAATAGAAAAGTGCCAATCACGGTTTTGATTCGTGCACTTGGCTTCGGTACCAACCAGGAAATCATTGACCTGTTTGGTGAAGAACCGAAGATTATGGCGAGCTTGGAGAAGGATGTTTCAAACAGTTTTGAGACAGGTGTCATCGAGCTTTATAAGCGACTTCGTCCGGGTGAGCCGGAGGAAGTAGAAAATGCGACAAACCTCTTCATGGGCATGTTCTTCGATGCAAGAAGATATGATCTGGCAAAGGTTGGCCGTTATAAGTATAATAAGAAGCTTGCATTGAAGAATCGTATTGCAGGTCATGTTTTGGCAGAAGATGTTATTGATCCAAGTACTGGTGAAGTTCTGTTCGCAGCAGGCACCACTCTTACAAGAGAGGATGCAACTGCTATTCAGAATGCAGCAGTTCCTTTTGTGTACATTCAGACAGAGGAGAAAAATGTAAAAGTTCTGTCAAACCTGATGGTAGATCTTTCTGAATATGTAGGTTTTGATCCGAAAGAAGTTGGCATACATGAAGCGGTTTATTATCCGGTATTAGAGAAGCTCTTACAGGAATATGATGATGAAGACGAGTTAAAGGCGGCCATCGAAGCAAATGTAAGTGAGCTTGTACCTAAGCATATTACAAAGGAAGATATCATTGCTTCCATTAACTATAACATTCATTTGGAGTACGGTATCGGTAACGATGATGATATTGACCATTTGGGCAACCGTCGTATCCGTGCAGTTGGTGAATTGCTCCAGAACCAGTACAGAATTGGTCTTTCGAGAATGGAGAGAGTGGTTCGTGAGAGAATGACAACACAGGATAAGGATACTGTTACCCCGCAGTCTCTGATCAATATCAAGCCTGTAACAGCAGCAGTCAAGGAGTTTTTCGGAAGTTCTCAGTTGTCACAGTTCATGGATCAGAACAATCCGCTTTCTGAACTGACACATAAGAGACGTCTGTCAGCTCTCGGCCCTGGTGGTTTGTCAAGAGATCGTGCAGGATTCGAGGTTCGAGATGTACACTATACACATTATGGTAGAATGTGTCCAATCGAGACACCTGAAGGTCCGAATATCGGTCTGATCAACTCACTTGCTACGTATGCAAGAATCAACGAGTATGGCTTCGTTGAGGCACCATACAGAAAATTGGATAAATCAGATCCTGCAAATCCGGTTGTCACAGATGAAGTTGTATATCTGACAGCGGACGAGGAGGATAATTATATTGTTGCACAGGCGAACGAGCCATTGGATGAGGACGGACACTTCAAGAAGAATAATGTATCTGGCCGTTTTAGAGAAGAGACATCCGAATTCCCGAAGGCAAACGTTGACTTGATGGATGTATCACCAAAGATGGTGTTCTCTGTTGCTACATCTATGATTCCTTTCCTGGAGAATGATGATGCAAACCGTGCCCTCATGGGATCTAACATGCAGCGTCAGGCAGTGCCGCTTCTTCGTACAGAAGCTCCGGTTGTCGGAACGGGTATGGAAGGTAAGGCAGCTGTTGACTCCGGCGTATGTATCGTTGCAAAGCATGATGGCGTTGTTGAGATGTCATCCAGCGAGAAGATTATTGTCAAGTGTGATGATGGCACATTGGATGAGTACCATGTAATCAAGTTTGCTCGAAGCAACCAGGGTAACTGTATGAACCAGCGCCCAATCGTGAAGAAGGGTGACCGTGTAACAAAGGGAATGGTAATCGCAGATGGTGCATCTACATCAAACGGTGAGATCGCGCTTGGTAAGAACCCATTGATTGGATTCATGACATGGGAAGGTTACAACTACGAGGATGCCGTCCTTCTGAGTGAGAGACTGGTAAAGGAAGATGTTTATACATCTGTTCATATTGAAGAGTACGAGACAGAAGCAAGAGATACAAAGCTCGGACCGGAAGAGATTACAAAGGAAGTTTCCGGAAACGGCGACAATGCACTGAAGGATCTCGATGAGAATGGTGTTATCCGTATCGGTGCTGAGGTTCGTGCCGGAGATATCTTAGTTGGTAAGGTTACTCCAAAGGGAGAGACTGAGGCAACAGCTGAAGAGAGACTGCTTCGTGCAATCTTCGGCGAGAAGGCAAAAGAAACAAGAGATACATCACTGAAAGTGCCACATGGTGCTTACGGTGTTGTTATGGATACAAAGATCTTTACAAGAGAAAATGGTGATGAGCTTCCACCGGGAGTAAACAAGTCTGTTCGTGTATACATTGCACAGAAGAGAAAAATCTCTGTTGGTGATAAGATGGCTGGTCGTCATGGTAACAAGGGTGTTATCTCACGTATCCTTCCGGTTGAGGATATGCCATTCCTGCCAAATGGACGTCCGCTTGATATCGTGTTGAACCCATTGGGCGTACCTTCCCGTATGAATATCGGACAGGTGCTTGAGATTCACTTGAGTCTTGCGGCAAAAGTACTTGGATTTAACGTATCTACACCGGTCTTTGATGGTGCAAACGAGCATGATATCATGGATGCTCTGGAGATGGCAAACGATTATGCAAACTCCGACTGGGAGACATTCTATGAGAAATATAAGGATGATACAGAGAAGGAAGTTATGGATTATCTGTATGAACATCGCGATCACCGTGAAGAGTGGAAGGGCGTTCCAATCAATCGTACAGGTAAGGTAAAGGTACGTGACGGTAGAACTGGTGAGGAATTTGATTCGCCGGTTACAATCGGATTCATGCATTACTTGAAGCTGCATCACCTGGTTGATGATAAGATTCACGCACGTTCTACAGGCCCTTATGGAATGGTTACACAGCAGCCGCTTGGTGGTAAGGCACAGTTCGGTGGACAGCGTTTTGGTGAGATGGAGGTTTGGGCTCTTGAGGCTTACGGCGCATCTCATACATTGCAGGAGATCTTAACTGTGAAGTCCGATGATGTAACAGGACGTCTGAAGACTTACGAAGCAATTATCAAGGGTGACAATATCCCGGCTCCGGGTATTCCGGAATCTTTCAAGGTATTGCTTAAGGAGTTCCAGTCACTTGGTCTGGATGTTGGAGTTCTCGATGAGAACGGCGAAGAGGTAGAACTTGGCGAGTCCATGGATACCGGAAATGAGAACGTAAAGAAGTTTATGGGTGAGAATCCGGACGACTTTAACGAGGACCTTGGAGAGAACGGATACAGCGGAATTAACGAAGATAACGAATTGGAATCCTTAAATGATGATTATCTGGATGACGATGCGTTTGACGATAATTTCGATGATGAATTTTAA
- the rpsG gene encoding 30S ribosomal protein S7: MPRKGHIAKRDVLADPIYNNKIVTKLINNIMLDGKKGVAQKIVYGAFDRIANETGKEALEVFDAAMNNIMPSLEVKARRIGGATYQVPIEVRPDRRQALALRWLTTYSRARSEKTMEERLAKELMDAANNTGASVKRKEDMHKMAEANKAFAHYRF; this comes from the coding sequence GTGCCACGTAAAGGACATATTGCAAAAAGAGACGTATTAGCGGATCCAATTTACAACAATAAGATCGTTACAAAGCTTATCAACAACATCATGCTTGATGGTAAGAAGGGTGTTGCTCAGAAGATCGTTTACGGTGCTTTTGATCGTATCGCAAACGAGACTGGTAAGGAGGCTTTAGAGGTTTTTGATGCTGCTATGAATAACATCATGCCATCACTCGAGGTTAAGGCCAGACGTATCGGTGGTGCAACATACCAGGTTCCAATCGAAGTAAGACCTGACAGAAGACAGGCTTTAGCACTTCGTTGGCTGACAACTTACTCACGTGCAAGAAGTGAGAAGACTATGGAAGAAAGACTTGCAAAAGAGCTTATGGATGCAGCAAACAATACAGGCGCATCTGTTAAGAGAAAAGAAGACATGCACAAGATGGCAGAGGCAAACAAGGCATTTGCTCATTACAGATTCTAG
- the fusA gene encoding elongation factor G: MAGREYPLDRTRNIGIMAHIDAGKTTLTERILYYTGVNYKIGETHDGASTMDWMEQEKERGITITSAATTCHWTLEDHHKKKPGALEHRINIIDTPGHVDFTVEVERSLRVLDGAVGVFDAKAGVEPQSENVWRQADTYNVPRMAFINKMDKMGADFFMSVQTIIDRLGKNAIPVQIPIGQEDDFIGLIDLFEMDAYYYKNDEGTDIEITEVPADLKELADKWHENLVEKCCELDDDLMMQYLEGEEPSVADMKAALRKGTIANEAVPVFCGSAYKNKGVQKMLDGVIEYMPAPTDIPDITGTDEDGNEVTRPSSDEAPFAALAFKIMTDPFVGKLAFFRVYSGTLNSGSYVLNATKGKKERVGRIVQMHANSRTEIDKVYSGDIAAAVGFKVTTTGDTICDEQHPVILESMEFPEPVIELAIEPKTKNDQGKMGEALAKLAEEDPTFRAHTDKETGQTIIAGMGELHLEVIVDRLLREFKVEANVGAPQVAYKETFTKAVDVDSKYAKQSGGRGQYGHCKVKFEPMDPNGEEQFIFESTVVGGAIPKEYIPAVGEGIEEAAKAGILGGYPVLGVKANVYDGSYHEVDSSEMAFHIAGSMAFKDAMAKGGAVLLEPIMKVEVTMPEEYLGDVIGSLNAKRGQIQSMDDIGGGKIVKALVPLAEMFGYSTELRSSTQGRGNYSMFFEKYEQCPKNIQEKVLANKNA, translated from the coding sequence TTGGCTGGAAGAGAATATCCACTTGATAGAACAAGAAACATCGGTATCATGGCACATATTGATGCTGGTAAGACAACTCTTACAGAGAGAATTCTTTACTATACCGGTGTAAACTATAAGATTGGTGAGACTCATGATGGCGCTTCTACCATGGACTGGATGGAGCAGGAGAAAGAGCGTGGTATCACAATCACATCTGCTGCTACAACATGTCACTGGACATTAGAGGATCATCATAAGAAGAAGCCAGGTGCTTTAGAGCACCGTATCAACATCATCGATACTCCGGGACACGTAGACTTTACTGTTGAGGTAGAGCGTTCACTTCGTGTATTGGACGGAGCGGTTGGTGTATTTGATGCAAAGGCTGGTGTTGAGCCACAGTCAGAGAACGTATGGCGTCAGGCTGACACATACAATGTTCCACGTATGGCATTTATCAATAAGATGGATAAGATGGGTGCAGACTTCTTCATGTCTGTACAGACAATCATTGACCGTCTTGGCAAGAATGCAATTCCTGTACAGATTCCAATCGGACAGGAAGATGACTTCATCGGACTGATCGATCTGTTCGAGATGGATGCATACTATTATAAGAACGATGAGGGTACAGATATCGAGATCACAGAGGTGCCTGCAGATTTGAAGGAGCTTGCTGATAAGTGGCATGAGAATCTGGTAGAGAAGTGTTGTGAGCTTGATGATGATCTTATGATGCAGTATCTTGAGGGTGAGGAGCCATCTGTCGCTGATATGAAGGCTGCACTCCGTAAGGGTACAATCGCAAACGAGGCAGTTCCTGTATTCTGTGGTTCTGCTTACAAGAACAAGGGTGTTCAGAAGATGCTCGATGGCGTTATCGAGTACATGCCTGCTCCTACAGATATCCCTGATATCACAGGTACAGACGAAGATGGTAACGAGGTAACTCGTCCTTCATCTGATGAGGCTCCATTTGCAGCACTTGCATTTAAGATTATGACAGATCCTTTCGTAGGAAAGTTAGCATTCTTCAGAGTATATTCCGGTACATTGAACTCAGGTTCTTATGTACTGAACGCAACAAAGGGTAAGAAGGAGCGTGTAGGACGTATCGTTCAGATGCATGCAAATTCCCGTACAGAGATCGACAAGGTTTACTCTGGTGATATCGCTGCAGCAGTTGGATTCAAGGTTACAACAACCGGTGATACAATCTGTGACGAGCAGCATCCGGTAATCCTTGAGTCTATGGAATTCCCTGAGCCAGTTATTGAGCTTGCTATCGAGCCAAAGACAAAGAATGATCAGGGTAAGATGGGTGAAGCTTTGGCAAAGCTTGCTGAAGAAGATCCTACATTCCGTGCACATACAGACAAAGAGACAGGTCAGACAATCATCGCAGGTATGGGCGAGCTTCACTTGGAAGTTATCGTTGATCGTCTTCTCCGTGAGTTCAAGGTTGAGGCAAACGTTGGTGCACCTCAGGTTGCTTACAAGGAGACATTTACAAAGGCTGTTGATGTAGATAGCAAGTATGCTAAGCAGTCTGGTGGTCGTGGTCAGTATGGTCACTGTAAGGTTAAGTTCGAGCCTATGGATCCAAACGGCGAAGAGCAGTTTATTTTCGAGTCAACTGTTGTCGGTGGTGCTATTCCTAAGGAATACATCCCAGCTGTTGGTGAAGGTATCGAGGAAGCAGCAAAGGCTGGTATTCTTGGCGGATATCCGGTACTTGGTGTTAAGGCAAACGTTTATGATGGTTCTTACCATGAAGTCGATTCTTCAGAGATGGCATTCCACATCGCTGGTTCTATGGCATTCAAGGATGCTATGGCAAAGGGTGGAGCAGTGCTTCTTGAGCCTATCATGAAGGTTGAGGTTACAATGCCTGAGGAATATCTCGGTGATGTAATCGGTAGCCTGAATGCAAAGCGTGGACAGATTCAGAGCATGGACGATATCGGTGGTGGAAAGATTGTTAAGGCATTGGTTCCACTTGCAGAGATGTTCGGTTACTCTACAGAGCTTCGTTCTTCTACACAGGGACGTGGTAACTACTCTATGTTCTTCGAGAAGTATGAGCAGTGTCCAAAGAACATTCAGGAGAAGGTTCTTGCAAACAAGAACGCATAA
- the rpsL gene encoding 30S ribosomal protein S12, whose protein sequence is MPTFNQLVRKGRQTVEKKSTAPALLRSYNSLKKKPTETASPQKRGVCTAVKTATPKKPNSALRKIARVRLSNGIEVTSYIPGEGHNLQEHSVVLIRGGRVKDLPGTRYHIIRGTLDTAGVAKRRQARSKYGAKRPKDAK, encoded by the coding sequence ATGCCAACTTTTAACCAGTTAGTTAGAAAGGGAAGACAGACTGTAGAGAAGAAGTCTACTGCACCAGCACTCTTGAGAAGCTATAACTCTCTTAAGAAGAAGCCTACTGAGACAGCATCACCACAGAAGAGAGGTGTTTGTACAGCAGTTAAGACAGCTACTCCTAAGAAGCCTAACTCAGCTCTTAGAAAGATCGCCAGAGTTCGTTTGTCAAACGGAATCGAGGTTACATCTTACATCCCGGGTGAAGGTCACAACCTTCAGGAGCACAGCGTTGTTCTGATCCGTGGTGGTAGAGTAAAGGACTTACCTGGTACAAGATACCACATTATCAGAGGTACTCTTGATACAGCAGGTGTTGCTAAGAGACGTCAGGCACGTTCTAAGTACGGTGCTAAGAGACCGAAGGATGCAAAATAA
- the rpoC gene encoding DNA-directed RNA polymerase subunit beta' — protein sequence MNNEKNQEQPINFDAIKIGLASPEKIREWSHGEVTKPETINYRTLKPEKDGLFCERIFGPSKDWECHCGKYKKIRFKGVVCDRCGVEVTKASVRRERMGHIELAAPVSHIWYFKGIPSRIGLMLDISPKLLEKVLYFASYIVIDPGETNLEYRQVLSEAEYRKAEEDFGGKFRVGMGAEAIKELLQAVDLDKEAEELTEELQTATGQKRARVIKRLEVVEAFRNSHNKPEWMILDAIPVIPPDIRPMVQLDGGRFATSDLNDLYRRIINRNNRLKRLLDLKAPDIIVRNEKRMLQEAVDALIDNGRRGRAVTGPGNRALKSLSDMLKGKQGRFRQNLLGKRVDYSGRSVIVVGPELKIYQCGLPKEMAIELFKPFVMKELTARGICTNVKAAKKKVESLESEVWDVLEDVIKEHPVMLNRAPTLHRLGIQAFEPILVEGKAIKLHPLVCTAFNADFDGDQMAVHLPLSVEAQSECRFLLLSPNNLLKPSDGGPVAVPSQDMVLGIYYLTMERYASISDAEAANVEIKKEYLADDEKGNLEQLHTDCYAGELDADDYIRVRVVAKKTKTETFYKNIVGTVRNFMKPKFSSENLAMLAYENKEITLHQKIEVVRTVTTPDGEEHTGFVECTLGRLIFNEIIPQDLGFVDRSKPENVLEPEINFHVDKKQLKKILDKCINTHGVTKTAEVLDDIKAMGYKYSTRGAISVSISDMTVPASKKDILEHAQEIVDKENMLYGRGYLTDEERYHAVVKTWQDADDKLTKALLDGLDKYNNIYMMADSGARGSDKQIKQLAGMRGLMADTSGRTIELPIKSNFREGLDVLEYFISAHGARKGLSDTALRTADSGYLTRRLVDVSQDLIIRDVDCSVDRDEKPGMYVEVFMEGDRVVESLKDRITGRYAAESIYDKDGNMLVKVNHMITPKRAENVLKNGVDKDGVPFTLEGESEPRRDAKIKIRTILTCRSHLGVCSKCYGSNMATGQAVQVGEAVGIIAAQSIGEPGTQLTMRTFHTGGVAGGDITQGLPRVEELFEARKPKGLAIITELGGVVEIRETKRKREVVITNQETGEAKAYLIPYGSRLKVQDGQVLEAGDELTEGSVNPHDILKIKGVRAVQDYMIQEVQKVYRLQGVEINDKHIEVIVRQMLKKIRIEESGDSDYLPGINVDALEFAELNEKLEAEGKEPAKGTQIMLGITKASLATNSFLSAASFQETTKVLTDAAIKGKVDPLIGLKENVLIGKLIPAGTGMKRYRSVKLDTGDGNIDMSEVTGENADVTDDAEVTVNTEE from the coding sequence ATGAATAACGAGAAAAATCAAGAGCAGCCTATTAATTTTGATGCCATCAAAATTGGACTTGCATCTCCTGAAAAGATAAGAGAATGGTCTCACGGCGAAGTTACAAAGCCGGAGACAATCAATTATAGAACTTTGAAGCCGGAAAAAGACGGCCTTTTCTGCGAGAGAATCTTTGGACCAAGCAAGGACTGGGAATGTCATTGTGGTAAGTACAAGAAGATTCGTTTTAAGGGCGTTGTCTGTGACCGTTGTGGAGTAGAAGTAACAAAGGCTTCTGTGCGTCGTGAGCGTATGGGACATATCGAACTTGCTGCACCGGTATCACATATCTGGTACTTCAAGGGTATCCCAAGCCGTATTGGCTTGATGCTCGATATTTCTCCAAAACTTTTGGAGAAGGTGCTTTACTTTGCATCTTATATTGTAATTGATCCGGGAGAGACAAATCTGGAATACAGACAGGTACTCTCTGAGGCAGAATACAGAAAAGCAGAAGAGGACTTTGGTGGAAAATTCCGTGTAGGAATGGGCGCCGAGGCAATTAAGGAGCTTCTGCAGGCTGTTGATCTGGATAAGGAAGCAGAAGAACTGACAGAGGAATTACAGACAGCAACCGGACAGAAACGTGCACGTGTGATCAAGCGTCTGGAAGTTGTAGAAGCATTCCGTAATTCACATAATAAGCCTGAGTGGATGATTCTGGATGCAATTCCGGTTATCCCACCGGATATCCGTCCAATGGTACAGTTGGATGGCGGTAGATTCGCAACTTCTGATCTGAACGATCTGTATCGTCGAATCATCAACCGTAACAACCGTCTGAAGAGATTGCTGGATCTGAAGGCACCGGATATCATCGTTCGTAACGAGAAGCGTATGTTGCAGGAAGCTGTTGATGCGCTCATCGATAATGGTAGAAGAGGACGTGCGGTAACCGGTCCTGGTAACCGTGCATTGAAGTCTCTTTCTGATATGTTAAAGGGTAAGCAGGGACGTTTCCGTCAGAACCTTCTTGGTAAGCGTGTTGACTACTCCGGACGTTCCGTTATCGTAGTAGGACCGGAACTGAAGATTTATCAGTGTGGTCTTCCTAAGGAAATGGCAATCGAGCTGTTTAAGCCTTTCGTAATGAAAGAACTGACAGCACGTGGAATTTGCACAAACGTAAAGGCAGCAAAGAAGAAAGTTGAGTCTTTGGAGTCGGAAGTATGGGATGTATTGGAAGATGTAATCAAAGAGCATCCGGTTATGCTGAACCGTGCCCCGACGCTTCACAGACTTGGTATTCAGGCATTTGAGCCGATTCTGGTAGAAGGTAAGGCAATCAAGCTTCATCCATTGGTATGTACAGCGTTCAACGCCGATTTCGATGGAGACCAGATGGCTGTTCACCTTCCGCTTTCTGTAGAGGCACAGTCAGAGTGTAGATTCCTGCTTCTGTCACCAAATAACTTGCTGAAGCCTTCTGATGGTGGTCCGGTAGCCGTTCCTTCTCAGGATATGGTACTTGGTATCTACTATCTGACAATGGAACGTTATGCAAGTATTTCTGATGCTGAAGCTGCAAATGTAGAGATCAAGAAAGAATATCTTGCAGATGATGAGAAGGGCAATCTCGAGCAGCTGCACACAGATTGTTACGCAGGCGAGTTAGATGCAGATGATTATATCAGAGTTCGTGTCGTTGCAAAGAAGACAAAGACAGAGACATTCTATAAGAACATTGTAGGAACAGTCAGAAACTTCATGAAGCCGAAGTTTAGCAGCGAGAATCTTGCAATGCTTGCATATGAGAACAAAGAGATTACATTACATCAGAAGATAGAAGTTGTTCGTACCGTTACAACTCCGGACGGTGAGGAGCATACAGGATTTGTAGAGTGTACACTGGGACGTTTGATTTTCAATGAGATCATTCCACAGGATCTTGGTTTTGTAGATCGTAGTAAGCCGGAAAATGTACTGGAGCCGGAAATCAACTTCCATGTAGACAAGAAGCAGTTGAAGAAGATCCTTGACAAGTGTATCAATACACATGGCGTTACAAAGACAGCCGAAGTATTGGATGATATCAAGGCAATGGGTTATAAGTACTCAACAAGAGGTGCGATTTCAGTATCTATTTCCGATATGACGGTACCTGCATCCAAGAAGGATATTCTGGAGCATGCACAGGAGATTGTAGATAAAGAGAACATGCTTTATGGACGTGGATATCTGACGGATGAGGAGCGGTATCATGCGGTTGTTAAGACGTGGCAGGATGCCGATGACAAGCTGACAAAGGCTCTGTTGGATGGCCTTGACAAGTATAACAATATCTACATGATGGCAGACTCCGGTGCCCGTGGTAGTGATAAGCAGATCAAACAGCTGGCTGGTATGCGTGGATTGATGGCAGATACATCCGGCCGTACCATCGAGCTTCCAATCAAGTCAAACTTCCGTGAAGGTCTTGATGTATTGGAGTACTTTATCTCTGCGCATGGTGCTCGTAAGGGACTTTCAGATACAGCTCTTCGTACAGCCGATTCCGGATATCTGACACGTCGTCTGGTAGATGTATCACAGGATCTGATCATCCGTGATGTGGATTGTAGTGTGGATCGTGATGAGAAACCTGGCATGTATGTTGAAGTATTTATGGAAGGTGATCGAGTAGTCGAGAGTCTGAAGGATCGTATCACAGGTCGTTATGCAGCAGAAAGTATTTACGATAAAGATGGTAACATGCTTGTAAAGGTTAATCATATGATTACACCGAAACGTGCTGAGAATGTACTGAAGAATGGTGTAGATAAAGACGGTGTTCCGTTTACACTTGAAGGTGAATCAGAACCAAGAAGAGATGCGAAGATCAAGATTCGTACGATTCTCACCTGTCGTTCACACCTTGGCGTATGTTCGAAGTGTTATGGTTCAAACATGGCAACCGGACAGGCAGTTCAGGTTGGTGAGGCAGTCGGAATTATCGCTGCTCAGTCAATCGGTGAGCCTGGTACACAGCTTACAATGAGAACATTCCATACAGGTGGTGTGGCCGGTGGAGATATTACACAGGGTCTTCCTAGAGTTGAGGAGTTGTTCGAGGCAAGAAAGCCAAAGGGACTTGCAATTATCACCGAGCTTGGTGGTGTTGTTGAGATTCGTGAGACAAAGAGAAAACGTGAAGTAGTCATTACAAATCAGGAGACGGGCGAAGCAAAGGCTTACCTGATTCCTTATGGTTCACGTCTGAAGGTACAGGATGGACAGGTGCTTGAAGCCGGTGATGAGCTGACAGAAGGTTCTGTAAATCCACATGATATCCTAAAAATTAAGGGTGTACGTGCTGTACAGGATTACATGATCCAGGAAGTACAGAAGGTATATCGTCTGCAGGGTGTTGAAATCAACGATAAGCATATCGAGGTTATTGTACGTCAGATGTTGAAGAAAATTCGTATTGAGGAAAGCGGAGACAGCGATTATCTGCCGGGAATTAACGTGGATGCACTTGAGTTTGCTGAACTCAACGAGAAGCTGGAAGCAGAAGGTAAGGAGCCTGCAAAGGGAACACAGATTATGCTTGGTATTACCAAAGCATCCCTTGCTACAAATTCCTTCTTATCAGCAGCGTCCTTCCAGGAGACAACAAAGGTATTGACCGATGCCGCTATCAAGGGTAAGGTTGATCCGTTGATTGGTCTGAAGGAGAACGTTCTGATCGGTAAGTTGATTCCTGCCGGTACAGGTATGAAGCGTTATCGTTCTGTAAAGCTTGATACAGGTGATGGAAACATCGATATGTCTGAAGTAACTGGTGAAAATGCAGATGTGACAGACGATGCAGAAGTAACTGTGAATACGGAAGAGTAA